The Miscanthus floridulus cultivar M001 chromosome 6, ASM1932011v1, whole genome shotgun sequence genomic interval gttccttattctagtgctgttgggtctttgatgtatgccatggtttgctctcgtccagatttgtcatatgctatgagtcttgttagtagatatatgtctaatcctggcaaagaacattggagggcagttcagtggattttcaggtacctcagaggcatagcagattcctgtttaaagtttggaagaactgataaggatcttattggctatgtggattctgattatgctgctgatctggataggcgaagatcacttacaggttatgtgtttactgttggcagttgtgctgtgagttggagggctactttacagtcagttgttgctttgtctactactgaagcagaatatatggctatttgtgaagcgtgcaaagaattaatttggctgaaaggtttgtacgctgagctttgtgaagttgaatcttgcataagtttgcactgtgacagtcaaagtgcaatttacctcactaaagatcagatgttccatgagagaactaaacacatagatatcaagtatcattttgtgcgtgatgtgattgaagaaggtaagctgaaggtatgcaagattagtactcatgataatcctgctgatatgatgacaaaaCCTGTTCCTGTTGttaagtttgagctgtgctcaagcttagttggtttaattggatagtccaagagactattgttggcaccagtggtttttctatctttgttatgttcaggatgaagggttgatttatgatacaagatgaatttgtctcaaggtggagtttgttggagttgttttaaattcactccaggatataggccaggcttctgacggagcgaagcggaggcccgtcgccggaggcttgggccggatagtttcggaaagagaaaggccgagtggactccagaagagatccgcaaggatcagaaggcgctggccctaattcagttgcatcttcataatgatattttgcaggagtgtctgaaagagaaaactgctgcagaactatggctgaaactagaatcgatctgtatgtccaaggatctaaccagtaaaatgcagatgaagatgaagctgttcaccctgaagatgaaggaggaggattcagtgatgagccacatcgctgaattcaagaagatcgtcgccgacctagtgtcgatggaggtgaagtatgatgatgaggacttaggtcttttgctgctatgttctttgccaaattcgtatgcaaattttcgtgacaccatacttttgagccgtgatgaactaaccctaaaggaagtttatgaggctctccagtctagggagaagatgagaggcatggtgcagaatgatgggacgtcgtcctccaagggcgatgctttgcatgtgagaggcagaactgaaaacagatcctccaatgatggcaatgatggtagaaagaactacgaaaggagaggccgttcaaagtccaagccgcatggtaataaaaagttctgtgtttattgcaagctgacaaatcataatgttgaggattgcagaaaagtacagaataaggagaagaggaaaaacaagttggctggtaaggtctctgttgctgctgctgcgtctgatgatgattctggagattgtctggtagtatttgctggttgtgttgctggtcatgatgaatggattctcgattccgcatgttcattttatatttgcactaacagaaattggtttagctcgtataagcctgtgcagaaaggggatgttgtgcggatgggagatgataacccgtgtgacattgtggggattggatcagttcagatcaagactgatgatggcatgacacgcacgctgaaaaacgtcaggtatataccagggatgtccagaaatcttatctcattgagcacgcttgatgcagaaggttacaaatattccggttcagatggcgttctgaaggtatcaaaaggttctcttgtttgcttgaaagatgataagggtcttattggctatgtggattctgattatgctgctgatctggacaggcgaagatcacttacaggttatgtgtttactgttggcagttgtgctgtgagttggagggctactttacagtcagttgttgctttgtctactactgaagcagaatatatggctatttgtgaagcgtgcaaagaattaatttggctgaaaggtttgtacgctgagctttgtggagttgaattttgcataagtttgcactgtgacagtcaaagtgcaatttacctcactaaagatcagatgttccatgagagaactaaacacatagatatcaagtatcattttgtgcgtgatgtgattgaagaaggtaagctgaaggtatgcaagattagtactcatgataatcctgctgatatgatgacaaaacattttcctgttgctaagtttgagctgtgctcaagcttagttggtttaattggatagtccaagagactattgttggcaccagtggtttttctatctttgttatgttcaggatgaagggttgatttatgatacaagatgaatttgtctcaaggtggagtttgttggagttgttccaaattcactccaggatataggccaggcttctgacggagcgaagcggaggcccgtcgccggaggcttgggccggataGTTTTGGAAAGAGGAAGGCCGAGTGGACTCCAAaagagatccgcaaggatcagaaggcgctggccctaattcagttgcatcttcataatgatattttgcaggagtgtctgaaagagaaaactgctgcagaactatggctgaaactagaatcgatctgtatgtccaaggatctaaccagtaagatgcagatgaagatgaagctgttcaccctgaagatgaaggaggaggattcagtgatgagccacatcgctgaattcaagaagatcgtcgccgacctagtgtcgatggaggtgaagtatgatgatgaggacttaggtcttttgctgctatgttctttgccaaattcgtatacaaattttcgtgacaccatacttttgagccgtgatgaactaaccctaaaggaagtttatgaggctctccagtctagggagaagatgagaggcatggtgcagaatgacgggacgtcgtcctccaagggcgatgctttgcatgtgagaggcagaactgaaaacagatccttcaatgatggcaatgatggtagaaagaactacgaaaggagaggccgttcaaagtccaagccgcatggtaataaaaagttctgtgtttattgcaagctgacaaatcataatgttgaggattgcagaaaagtacagaataaggagaagaggaaaaacaagttggctggtaaggtctctgttgctgctgctgcgtctgatgatgattctagagattgtctggtagtatttgctggttgtgttgctggtcatgatgaatggattttcgattccgcatgttcatttcatatttgcactaacagaaattggtttagctcgtataagcctgtgcagaaaggggatgttgtgcggatgggagatgataacccgtgtgacattgtggggattggatcagttcagatcaagactgatgatggcatgacacgcacgctgaaaaatgtcaggtatataccagggatgtccagaaatcttatctcattgagcacgcttgatgaagaaggttacaaatattccggtttagatggcgttctgaaggtatcaaaaggttctcttgtttgcttgaaaggtgataagggtcttattggctatgtggattctgattatgctgctgatctggacaggcgaagatcacttataggttatgtgtttactgttggcagttgtgctgtgagttggagggctactttacagtcagttgttgctttgtctattactgaagcagaatatatggctatttgtgaagcgtgcaaagaattaatttggctgaaaggtttgtacgctgagctttgtggagttgaatcttgcataagtttgcactgtgacagtcaaagtgcaatttacctcactaaagatcagatgttccatgagagaactaaacacatagatatcaagtatcattttgtgcgtgatgtgattgaagaaggtaagctgaaggtatgcaagattagtactcatgataatcctgctgatatgatgacaaaacctgttcctgttgctaagtttgagctgtgctcaagcttagttggtttaattggatagtccaagagactattgttggcaccagtggtttttctatctttgttatgttcaggatgaagggttgatttatgatataagatgaatttgtctcaaggtggagtttgttggagttgttccaaattcactccaggatataggccaggcttctgacggagcgaagcggaggcccgtcgccggaggcttgggccggatagtttcggaaagaggaaggccgagtggactccagaagagatccgcaaggatcaAAAGGCGCTGgccctaattcagttgcatcttcataatgatattttgcaggagtgtctgaaagagaaaactgctgcagaactatggctgaaactggaatcgatctgtatgtccaaggagacttgattctcttgtaagccgccataggcgtgtaacccaaaactcttgagatagtgagattgttgctggctggtgcccgtggtttttccccttcacatcgaaagggttttccacgttaaatcgtatATCTCCTCTGTGgctttctttacttcatattcttatacgtcgttcataacaccAGAAGGGGTGCGACCTCATCGTGGTGGACACGAGCGGGCGCCACAGGCAGGAGGCCGCGCTCCTGGAGGAGATGCGGCAGGTCGCGGGCGCCACGAGGCCGGACCTGGTGGTGTTGGTGATGGACGCCAGCATCGGCCAGGCCGCGTTCGAGCAGGCGCAGGCGTTCAGGCAGAGCGCCCCGGTCGGCGCTGTGATCGTCACCAAGATGGATGGCCACGCCAAGGGCGGCGGCGCGCTCAGCGCCGTCGCGGCCACGAAAAGCCCTGTGATCTTCGTCGGGACCGGAGAGCATATTCCAGACCTGGAGGCCTTCGACGCCAAGTCCTTCGTGAGCCGTCTGCTAGGCTTGGGAGACCTGTCTGGCTTCATGGACAAGATCCATGATGTAATTCCTGGTCCTGCTGATGACAACACATCACCGTATCAGATTCTGGAGGAGCTGATAAAAAGGGGAAACTTCACGCTCAGAGATCTGCGCAAGCTGTTCCGGGCAGTGCAGAGTATGGGCCCTCTTGGGCAGCTCGTCTCTATGATACCTGGTGGACTCATTAGCGACAAGTTCAATGACAAGGAAGGGCAAGCGAAGATGAAGAGGTACATGACCATGATGGACTCCATGACTGATGCGGAGCTTGACGGGAGCAGCAGCCCGAAGCTGATGAACCAGTCACGGATCAACCGAGTCGCTCGGGGCTCCGGCAGGCCCGTCAGGGAAGTGGTGGACATGCTGGAGGAGCACAAGCGAATGGCCAAAATGATGACCAAGTTGCCAAACGTCAAGAGACCCAACGACATAAATCACATAGCCAATGCCATCCCTCAGGATCTGCTGAATCGGTTTGGTGGCAAATTTGGGCTGCAGAAACTCATCAGACAAATGGGCGCCCAAAGTTGACTTATGTATACCCTTTCAAGTCGTGGGCGCTAACCGTGCTAGTCTTACAAATGTATGTATGTAGCTATATAATAGATAGACTGTGTCGTGTGAGTACAACTCTACTCAGGTTTCGCTAGCCGTTAGTTTCTTTTTTgttcatgtttctctctttttGGGATTTATTATAGGCTGAACTCGCCTCATTTATTAGTATATAATCTTGGCAAAACTCCTACCAGCTTtactttaaaaaaaatgacaGGCGTTGCTATATATAATTTTTTATTATACTAGATATATGCTAGTAgaataaaaaaaaaaagaggttgGAAGAAACATCTCAATTTTAATGTTattgttagagcatctccaagagttttctaAAATCAactctctaaatcatcacttCGAGactcatttgcataaaaatcgttttctatatttttccacactcc includes:
- the LOC136458434 gene encoding signal recognition particle subunit SRP54 2-like; translated protein: MVMSQLSGSIKGALARMSKAMVVDEKVLNDCVNEISRALLQADVRFETVRGVQASIKSTVNLQALADGTNKRRVIHRAVVAELRRMLDPGTGKPSFTPSKGRKPASVVMFVGLQGSGKTTTCVKYADYHRRTKGFSPALVCADTFRAGALDQLKQSAAKAGIPFYGSHTESDPVKVAVEGVDRFRNQGCDLIVVDTSGRHRQEAALLEEMRQVAGATRPDLVVLVMDASIGQAAFEQAQAFRQSAPVGAVIVTKMDGHAKGGGALSAVAATKSPVIFVGTGEHIPDLEAFDAKSFVSRLLGLGDLSGFMDKIHDVIPGPADDNTSPYQILEELIKRGNFTLRDLRKLFRAVQSMGPLGQLVSMIPGGLISDKFNDKEGQAKMKRYMTMMDSMTDAELDGSSSPKLMNQSRINRVARGSGRPVREVVDMLEEHKRMAKMMTKLPNVKRPNDINHIANAIPQDLLNRFGGKFGLQKLIRQMGAQS